One window of Populus nigra chromosome 5, ddPopNigr1.1, whole genome shotgun sequence genomic DNA carries:
- the LOC133695066 gene encoding auxilin-related protein 2-like, with amino-acid sequence MDEFGVLTERFGLKPQGKSAPMSASRGTNNAQTRDFPSSNPKSNSYSSKSTYNSNSYNGSFMDDRETLFSNSKSQNFGDDFDIFGGFQKNSKQTSTGFGFDIDSVFSSTKSSSVQSSFVDDIFGGLNGSSSSVNNNNNNNEDDDIFGAFTSSKAAKQSAPVKDLLGGFGTKLKPPSRNGSVGFDDLIPGFGPSNSSRKEKNMHTITPAFTSSEDPFAVLEQTSTTTKSFTDPLEEFGKFNHSGRTEPAVSSNCSPPLRPPPKPGQVLKTGKVLDVSAIDELEDFAMGRKQNNARSVSNGHHAGEVKQSTDDLESFFGRVSQSSSVPKLRSGVLDPLFDAKINGKGKPEFPFKKASSPSPGIRKTSSTTNALGDLSLIFGDATLSGEFEEVEGESEERRRARWDRHQRTRDRMEQAVADMNQRDLQTLHEQEERRRIADKMDVQIKHWAAGKEGNMRALLSSLQHVLWPECDWKPVSLTDLITSTSVKKVYRKATLCVHPDKVQQKGATIQQKYTSEKVFDILKEAWNKFSKEELS; translated from the exons atggacGAGTTTGGTGTGTTAACAGAACGTTTTGGGTTAAAACCGCAAGGAAAATCGGCTCCAATGTCTGCATCGAGAGGAACCAATAACGCCCAAACTCGAGATTTCCCTTCTTCAAATCCGAAATCCAACTCATATTCTTCTAAATCAACTTACAACTCCAATTCATATAATGGGTCTTTCATGGATGATCGCGAAACTCTCTTTAGCAATTCAAAATCCCAGAATTTTGGTGATGATTTTGACATTTTTGGTGGttttcaaaagaattcaaaacagacgAGTACTGGGTTTGGTTTCGATATTGATTCTGTGTTTTCAAGTACTAAAAGTTCGAGTGTGCAATCGTCTTTTGTTGATGATATATTTGGTGGGTTAAATGGGTCTAGTTCATCagttaataacaataacaacaacaacgagGATGATGATATTTTTGGGGCGTTTACTTCTTCAAAGGCCGCCAAGCAAAGTGCACCAGTCAAAGATTTGTTGGGGGGTTTCGGCACAAAATTGAAGCCTCCGAGCCGTAATGGATCTGTTggttttgatgatttgataCCTGGGTTTGGTCCCAGCAACTCATCAAGGAAAGA AAAAAATATGCATACAATTACACCAGCATTCACTTCATCAGAGGACCCTTTTGCAGTACTTGAACAAActtcaaccacaacaaaatcgtTTACAGACCCACTGGAGGAATTTGGTAAGTTTAATCATTCTGGAAGAACAGAACCTGCTGTTTCATCAAATTGTTCCCCACCATTGAGACCCCCTCCAAAACCAGGACAAGTTTTGAAGACAG GAAAAGTTTTGGATGTTTCTGCCATAGATGAACTGGAAGACTTTGCTATGGGTAGGAAGCAAAACAATGCTCGTAGTGTCTCTAATGGTCACCATGCTGGGGAAGTAAAGCAGAGCACGGATGATCTAGAATCATTTTTTGGCAGGGTTTCTCAGTCCAGCAGTGTACCAAAGTTAAGGTCTGGAGTTCTG GACCCTCTATTTGATGCAAAGATAAATGGAAAGGGAAAGCCCGAATTCCCTTTTAAAAAGGCTTCAAGCCCCTCACCTGGCATAAGGAAGACTTCTTCTACAACAAATGCACTTGGTGacctttctttgatttttggaG ATGCCACATTATCTGGAGAATTTGAGGAAGTTGAAGGGGAaagtgaagaaagaagaagagccAGATGGGATCGTCACCAGAGGACCAGGGATCGTATG GAACAAGCAGTTGCTGATATGAACCAGCGTGACCTTCAAACTTTGCATGAGCAAGAGGAGAGACGT AGGATAGCTGACAAAATGGATGTTCAGATAAAGCACTGGGCTGCAGGGAAGGAAGGCAATATGCGTGCACTGCTATCATCATTGCAACAT GTGCTTTGGCCTGAGTGTGATTGGAAACCAGTTTCACTGACAGATTTGATCACCTCTACCTCAGTGAAA